Proteins encoded in a region of the Perognathus longimembris pacificus isolate PPM17 chromosome 11, ASM2315922v1, whole genome shotgun sequence genome:
- the Sft2d2 gene encoding vesicle transport protein SFT2B gives MDKLKKVLSGQDTEDRSGLSEVVEASSLSWGTRIKGFIACFAVGILFSLLGTLLLWVPRKGLLLFAVFYTFGNIASIGSTVFLMGPLKQLKRMFEPTRLIATILVLVCFVLTLCSAFWWGNKGLALIFCILQSLALTWYSLSFIPFARDAVKKCFAVCLA, from the exons ATGGACAAGCTGAAGAAGGTGCTGAGCGGACAGGACACCGAGGACCGGAGCGGCCTGTCTGAG GTTGTTGAGGCATCTTCATTAAGCTGGGGGACCAGAATAAAGGGCTTCATTGCATGTTTTGCTGTGGGAATTCTCTTCTCCCTGCTG GGTACCCTTCTGCTGTGGGTGCCCAGGAAAGGGCTCCTCCTCTTCGCAGTGTTTTACACATTTGGTAACATCGCATCAATTGGGAG CACCGTCTTCCTCATGGGACCTTTGAAACAGCTGAAGCGTATGTTTGAGCCTACACGTCTCATTGCAACTATTCTGGTGCTG GTGTGTTTTGTACTAACACTGTGTTCTGCCTTTTGGTGG GGCAATAAGGGACTTGCACTCATCTTCTGCATTTTGCAGTCTTTGGCCTTGACGTG GTATAGCCTATCCTTCATTCCATTTGCAAG GGATGCTGTGAAGAAGTGTTTTGCTGTGTGTCTTGCATAG